A single region of the Salicibibacter cibi genome encodes:
- a CDS encoding class I SAM-dependent methyltransferase: MRLYGVIPFAHHLLEKTISHGDTVVDATTGNGHDTVFLAKRVGATGYVVGFDIQHQAIHNTRTRLQREKLDEHVELIENSHTYIEEMFKNKGYAAPKAAIFNLGYLPGSNKSLTTNSESTITAINQLLTIMPTTGLIVLVIYHGHEEGKKERDALLSFTSSLNQEHVLVARYEFSNRNNHPPFLLALEKL; this comes from the coding sequence ATGCGTTTATATGGAGTTATTCCGTTTGCTCATCATTTGTTGGAAAAAACGATCTCGCACGGGGACACGGTAGTAGATGCGACGACGGGAAACGGGCATGATACCGTCTTTCTCGCGAAACGCGTAGGCGCTACAGGATACGTCGTCGGTTTCGACATTCAACATCAAGCAATCCATAACACACGAACTCGACTGCAAAGAGAAAAGCTTGATGAACATGTGGAACTAATTGAAAACAGCCATACTTATATAGAAGAAATGTTTAAAAACAAAGGGTATGCCGCTCCGAAAGCAGCCATTTTCAATCTTGGCTACTTACCCGGGAGCAACAAAAGCCTCACCACAAACAGTGAATCAACGATCACTGCCATCAACCAATTACTTACAATCATGCCGACCACAGGATTGATCGTTCTCGTCATCTATCACGGACACGAAGAAGGAAAAAAGGAACGCGATGCTCTTCTTTCTTTTACATCCTCCCTCAATCAGGAACATGTCTTGGTCGCACGTTATGAATTCAGCAATCGTAACAATCACCCGCCGTTCTTGCTTGCACTGGAAAAACTATAA
- the leuS gene encoding leucine--tRNA ligase: MAFAHKEIEKKWQDFWERDKTFQTDGDDQSKAKFYVLDMFPYPSGEGLHVGHPEGYTATDILARMKRMQGYHVLHPMGWDAFGLPAEQYALDTNNHPGVFTEANIQNFRRQIKALGFSIDWDREIDTTDPNYYKWTQWIFLQLYKHGLAYIDEVPVNWCPALGTVLANEEVIDGVSERGGHPVERRPMKQWMLNITAYADRLLDDLEEIDWPESIKEMQRNWIGRSEGADVTFTVADKEKEPIRVFTTRPDTLFGATYMVLAPEHELVDKITTADQRENVEAYKKAVSLKSDLERTELTKEKSGVFTGAYATNPVNGEEIPVWIADYVLITYGTGAVMAVPAHDERDYEFARKFELPIREVVTGGNIEEEAYAGEGEHVNSDFLNGLYKEEAITEIIAWLEDRDAGQKQISYRLRDWLFSRQRYWGEPIPIIHWEDGSMSAVDENELPLVLPDLDEFKPPGNGESPLANSTEWLEVTDPKTGMKGRRETNTMPQWAGSCWYFLRFIDPHNEEALADTEKLKYWLPVDMYVGGAEHAVLHLLYARFWHKFLYDIGVVPTKEPFQRLFNPGMILGENNEKMSKSKGNVVNPDDILDSHGADTLRLYEMFMGPLDAAVAWSETGLDGSRRFLDRVWRLFVAEDGQLASAVTDEVGDEHPLWPVYHQTVKKVSDDFEHMRFNTGISQMMVFINACYKAESIPRTAMEGFVKMMSPITPHVAEELWSILGYTTSITYEQWPTYNEAYLVEDEVEIVLQVNGKVRSKVNMSKEATKEEMEEIALADEKVASNIEGKTIRKVIAVPGKLVNIVAN, encoded by the coding sequence ATGGCTTTTGCCCATAAAGAAATAGAGAAAAAATGGCAGGATTTCTGGGAACGAGACAAAACGTTCCAAACAGACGGCGATGACCAATCAAAGGCTAAATTTTACGTATTGGACATGTTTCCTTATCCCTCGGGAGAAGGACTGCATGTCGGGCATCCGGAAGGATATACAGCGACAGACATTTTAGCCCGCATGAAACGCATGCAAGGGTATCACGTCTTGCACCCGATGGGGTGGGATGCTTTCGGTTTACCAGCCGAACAGTACGCCCTTGATACGAATAACCACCCCGGTGTTTTTACGGAAGCAAACATCCAGAATTTTCGTCGCCAAATTAAGGCGTTGGGTTTTTCCATCGATTGGGACCGGGAAATAGATACGACGGACCCCAATTATTACAAATGGACCCAATGGATCTTTTTACAGCTGTATAAGCACGGGCTGGCGTATATCGATGAAGTACCGGTGAATTGGTGCCCGGCTCTCGGAACGGTGCTTGCGAACGAAGAAGTTATTGACGGTGTAAGCGAACGGGGCGGGCATCCGGTCGAACGTCGTCCCATGAAGCAATGGATGTTAAATATCACCGCCTATGCTGATCGTCTTTTGGACGATTTGGAAGAAATTGATTGGCCGGAAAGCATTAAAGAAATGCAGCGCAATTGGATCGGCAGATCCGAAGGTGCGGACGTCACGTTTACAGTCGCTGATAAAGAAAAGGAACCGATTCGCGTGTTTACAACCCGCCCCGATACATTGTTCGGCGCCACCTATATGGTGCTGGCGCCTGAACATGAATTGGTGGATAAAATAACGACCGCAGACCAACGCGAAAACGTGGAAGCTTACAAAAAAGCAGTTTCCTTGAAGAGCGATTTGGAACGGACGGAATTGACAAAAGAAAAAAGCGGTGTGTTCACAGGGGCATATGCGACCAATCCAGTGAACGGAGAAGAAATCCCGGTATGGATCGCGGATTACGTGTTGATTACCTACGGAACCGGCGCTGTTATGGCCGTACCCGCTCATGATGAACGGGATTACGAGTTCGCGCGTAAATTCGAGCTGCCGATTCGTGAAGTCGTGACTGGTGGCAATATCGAGGAAGAAGCCTATGCCGGCGAAGGTGAACATGTTAATTCTGATTTTCTCAATGGATTGTATAAGGAAGAAGCTATAACAGAAATCATTGCGTGGCTGGAAGATCGGGATGCCGGTCAAAAACAAATCAGTTATCGGCTACGTGACTGGCTGTTCAGCCGCCAACGCTATTGGGGAGAGCCGATCCCGATCATTCATTGGGAAGATGGTTCCATGTCTGCTGTCGACGAAAACGAACTTCCTTTGGTGCTCCCTGATTTGGATGAATTTAAGCCACCCGGAAACGGGGAGTCTCCGCTCGCGAACTCGACGGAATGGTTGGAAGTGACTGATCCAAAAACGGGAATGAAAGGGCGTCGCGAGACAAACACGATGCCGCAATGGGCAGGGAGCTGCTGGTATTTCTTGCGTTTCATCGATCCGCATAACGAAGAAGCTTTGGCCGACACGGAGAAGCTGAAATACTGGCTTCCGGTCGATATGTATGTCGGCGGTGCTGAACACGCAGTGCTTCACTTGTTGTACGCGCGTTTCTGGCATAAATTTTTGTATGACATTGGCGTCGTCCCAACAAAAGAACCATTTCAGCGGTTGTTTAATCCGGGGATGATTCTCGGCGAAAACAATGAAAAAATGAGCAAATCAAAAGGAAATGTCGTTAATCCGGACGATATTCTTGACAGTCACGGTGCGGATACCCTGCGTTTGTACGAAATGTTCATGGGCCCGCTAGATGCAGCGGTTGCTTGGTCCGAAACCGGATTGGATGGGTCCCGGCGCTTTCTTGATCGCGTATGGCGGCTTTTCGTTGCGGAGGATGGACAGTTGGCTTCTGCTGTTACAGATGAGGTGGGAGATGAACATCCCCTGTGGCCCGTTTATCATCAAACCGTCAAAAAGGTAAGCGATGATTTTGAGCACATGCGCTTTAACACCGGCATTAGCCAAATGATGGTGTTTATCAATGCTTGCTATAAGGCAGAAAGTATCCCGCGGACAGCGATGGAAGGCTTTGTAAAAATGATGTCGCCAATCACCCCACATGTAGCGGAAGAGTTATGGTCTATCCTAGGCTACACGACATCGATTACGTATGAACAATGGCCAACGTATAATGAAGCATACCTCGTTGAAGATGAAGTGGAAATCGTCTTGCAAGTAAACGGAAAAGTACGCTCGAAAGTGAATATGTCAAAAGAAGCAACGAAAGAAGAAATGGAAGAAATTGCATTGGCGGATGAAAAAGTCGCCTCCAATATCGAGGGAAAAACCATTCGAAAAGTAATTGCGGTGCCGGGCAAACTGGTCAATATCGTAGCGAATTAG
- a CDS encoding fatty acid desaturase, producing MSKQKQAQLKKSVAPFANPNTKSSIWQLVNSILPFILLWFLAYQSLSVSIWLTLALAVIASGFVVRIFIIFHDCTHGSFFKKTKTNRIVGTITGVITHFAFEKWKRSHAMHHATSGNLDKRGTGDIWVMTVDEYINASFWQRFAYRLYRNPIILFGFGPLFLFLLSNRFNRKGAKRKERLNTYVINVSIASIYALLIWGIGWQAFLIIQLPILFISGSLGIWLFYVQHTFEDSYFENEEDWDFVKAAVDGSSYYKLPKIMQWITGNIGFHHVHHLSPRVPNYNLEKTHANTPPLQKATTITMASSLQSIRFRLYDETNQTFVSFKEMKDLLKKPNTKFKQRPSSAQQK from the coding sequence ATGAGTAAACAAAAACAGGCACAGTTAAAAAAGAGTGTCGCGCCTTTTGCCAACCCGAATACGAAATCCAGCATCTGGCAGTTGGTGAATTCCATCTTGCCGTTTATACTACTTTGGTTCTTGGCCTATCAAAGTTTATCGGTTTCCATCTGGCTAACACTTGCATTGGCAGTGATCGCCTCCGGTTTTGTCGTGCGTATCTTCATTATTTTCCACGACTGTACGCACGGTTCTTTTTTCAAGAAAACAAAGACCAATCGCATAGTTGGTACGATCACTGGGGTTATTACCCATTTTGCTTTTGAAAAATGGAAACGTAGTCATGCGATGCACCATGCCACCAGCGGCAATTTAGATAAGCGAGGCACCGGGGATATTTGGGTGATGACGGTCGATGAATATATCAATGCTTCGTTTTGGCAAAGATTTGCATATCGCCTATACCGAAATCCAATTATCCTGTTCGGATTTGGGCCTCTCTTTCTTTTCCTTCTGTCCAACCGCTTTAATCGCAAAGGAGCCAAACGAAAAGAGAGGCTGAATACGTATGTGATCAACGTTTCGATTGCATCAATTTATGCGCTGTTAATATGGGGCATCGGTTGGCAAGCTTTTCTCATTATACAACTGCCCATCCTATTCATCTCGGGATCCCTCGGAATTTGGTTATTCTATGTTCAGCATACATTTGAGGATTCCTACTTTGAAAATGAAGAGGACTGGGATTTTGTCAAAGCCGCCGTTGATGGAAGTTCCTATTATAAACTCCCGAAAATCATGCAGTGGATCACCGGCAACATCGGCTTCCATCACGTTCACCACTTAAGCCCGAGAGTGCCGAATTACAATTTGGAAAAAACACATGCAAACACTCCGCCACTTCAAAAAGCAACGACGATCACCATGGCCTCCAGCCTGCAATCGATTCGATTTCGATTATATGACGAAACGAACCAAACGTTCGTAAGTTTTAAAGAAATGAAGGATTTGCTCAAAAAACCAAACACAAAATTTAAGCAGCGACCCTCAAGCGCACAACAAAAATAA
- a CDS encoding NAD(P)/FAD-dependent oxidoreductase encodes MHIIIVGAGILGASTAYHLSKEGHAVTIVDRGDNGQATAAATGMICPWLSQRRNKAWYTLVKNGAAYYPKVIAELEKDGETNAGYKRVGALRLHTDEKKLRETMERAKIKRQEAPEIGELLLLSPRETKERFPLLSDGPYSSLYAEGAARVDGRLLRDALLRSAEKAGAAFIKGDAVLLKEETSVAGVKVNEKEISGDTVVVTAGAWAQSLMGPSGIDVQVTEQKAQILHLHLPHTKTGDWPIVIPPGKQYIAPFEQGRIVAGSSQENDAGFDERVTAGPVHEILSKTLQVAPGLADAEWTDTRVGFRPFTPNFLPVFGRLPGLSGLVFANGLGATGLTMGPYLGSVLARMAIGEDVELNVADYAIQTRRLS; translated from the coding sequence ATGCACATTATCATCGTTGGCGCCGGGATACTCGGTGCCTCTACCGCTTATCACTTGTCAAAAGAAGGGCACGCTGTGACGATTGTCGACCGGGGAGACAACGGCCAAGCAACTGCAGCGGCTACGGGGATGATTTGCCCGTGGCTCTCCCAACGTCGAAATAAAGCGTGGTATACACTTGTGAAAAACGGTGCTGCTTACTACCCCAAAGTCATTGCAGAACTGGAAAAAGACGGGGAAACGAACGCCGGATATAAACGGGTCGGCGCCCTTCGCCTCCATACCGACGAAAAAAAATTAAGGGAAACAATGGAACGGGCGAAAATCAAGCGACAAGAAGCACCGGAAATCGGCGAACTCCTTCTTTTATCGCCTCGAGAAACGAAGGAACGTTTTCCGCTGCTTAGTGATGGACCATACAGCAGTCTTTATGCCGAAGGGGCCGCCCGTGTGGATGGGCGTCTGTTGCGAGATGCTTTGTTGAGGAGCGCAGAAAAGGCAGGGGCAGCCTTTATCAAAGGAGATGCTGTACTGTTAAAAGAAGAAACTAGCGTAGCCGGTGTCAAAGTCAACGAAAAAGAGATATCCGGTGATACGGTCGTTGTCACCGCCGGCGCCTGGGCGCAGTCCTTGATGGGTCCCTCCGGCATTGATGTACAAGTGACAGAACAAAAAGCACAAATCCTCCACCTGCACCTCCCCCATACAAAGACAGGGGATTGGCCGATCGTGATCCCGCCCGGCAAGCAATACATCGCTCCCTTTGAACAGGGACGGATCGTTGCGGGTTCCTCGCAGGAAAACGATGCCGGTTTTGATGAACGAGTAACTGCGGGGCCGGTTCACGAGATCCTATCGAAAACGTTACAGGTTGCACCGGGCCTTGCCGACGCAGAATGGACCGACACACGCGTCGGTTTCCGTCCGTTCACCCCGAATTTCCTGCCTGTATTCGGGAGGTTGCCGGGGCTTAGCGGCCTTGTTTTCGCCAATGGCCTTGGCGCAACCGGTTTAACGATGGGACCATACTTAGGTTCTGTTCTCGCGCGCATGGCAATTGGAGAGGATGTAGAGTTGAATGTAGCGGATTATGCGATTCAAACAAGGCGTCTGTCGTAA
- a CDS encoding response regulator transcription factor yields MIRIIIAEDQQMLLGALGSLLDLEEDMDVVGKARNGGEALTFVRNHQPDVCIMDIEMPVKSGLDAAEELKDHSCKVIVLTTFARAGYFERARKAGVSGYLLKDSPSEDLANAIRTITAGRKIYAPELVDMAYDNENPLTEREGQVIQLIADGKNTKEIANQLSITSGTVRNYVSVILDKLDVSNRIEAIARFKEKGWFK; encoded by the coding sequence ATGATTCGCATTATTATTGCCGAAGATCAGCAAATGCTCCTGGGCGCGCTTGGCTCTTTGCTTGATCTGGAAGAAGATATGGACGTTGTCGGTAAGGCGCGCAACGGCGGCGAAGCGTTGACTTTCGTGCGAAACCATCAGCCTGATGTTTGTATCATGGATATCGAAATGCCGGTCAAGAGCGGATTGGATGCCGCAGAAGAACTAAAGGACCATTCGTGCAAAGTCATCGTTCTCACCACTTTTGCCCGCGCCGGGTATTTTGAACGCGCGCGTAAAGCGGGAGTAAGCGGCTATTTGTTAAAAGATAGTCCGAGTGAGGATCTGGCAAACGCTATCCGAACGATTACGGCCGGCAGAAAAATATATGCACCGGAACTTGTAGACATGGCATATGACAATGAAAACCCGTTAACAGAGCGCGAAGGACAAGTGATTCAACTGATTGCCGACGGAAAAAACACGAAGGAAATCGCAAATCAACTTTCGATTACGAGCGGCACCGTCCGTAATTACGTTTCCGTTATCTTGGATAAACTCGATGTAAGCAACCGGATCGAAGCGATTGCCCGATTTAAAGAGAAAGGATGGTTTAAATAG
- a CDS encoding type II toxin-antitoxin system death-on-curing family toxin, with protein MKFTLNDDGTVSIVKKVDQTISSKAAALYQSLARNHCSANANKRTSHLATFMFLYKNGYERSTSADEMVDFTLRVVIEHLSIEEISEWIQVHSRKM; from the coding sequence GTGAAGTTCACATTAAATGATGATGGTACCGTATCCATAGTAAAGAAAGTCGATCAAACCATTTCTAGTAAAGCCGCAGCGTTATATCAAAGTTTAGCCCGAAATCATTGCTCTGCTAATGCGAATAAACGAACGTCGCATTTGGCAACTTTCATGTTTCTGTACAAAAACGGTTATGAACGAAGTACATCAGCAGATGAAATGGTCGATTTTACGTTACGCGTTGTCATTGAGCATCTTAGTATTGAAGAAATCAGCGAATGGATACAGGTTCACTCAAGAAAAATGTAG
- a CDS encoding L-lactate permease, giving the protein MEFLIAIVPILGVFILLFVLKQSSLRAGLFAYGVAVLITVLTSSFSLDMEGVFQASIKGLLISFIAAYVLFFGIFLFHLMNKAGAIDAIALFISRSTDDKILQMLLLIVGFSPLIESTSGFGTAFLVVAPILIALGFSRVKAALIGLVSLLAVPWGALATGTLIGAESGNISLQDLGLGSAIISIPIFIYFVLIAVYIAGGWKALRKNWKETALLLLTFNTSILLFNAYISVELAGVLASLMTIGIGLSVIKIKAKNQTATDEVPKPVNILKAISPYLLLTIFIMISRLVPSAEQFLSSHFVVDLPEYEFSLALIYSPGFWLFVSCVLTIIIFKINRKIIQHAFKATLQQWIPFAITTSSFVAMAEIMAASGMTTLIATIAASVLGSSFVLISPFIGALGGFLTGSNAGANAMFINLQVQTAHQLSIPPELLAYAQNTGASHATMASPSRVMLGASLCNIRSQEGQLLKNMLFIVFGALLMIMMIIAAWFWML; this is encoded by the coding sequence GTGGAATTCCTGATTGCTATCGTGCCTATCCTTGGCGTTTTTATTTTATTATTTGTTTTGAAGCAATCGTCTTTGCGCGCAGGCTTATTTGCTTATGGGGTCGCCGTTTTAATTACCGTTTTGACTTCTTCATTTTCGTTGGACATGGAAGGGGTTTTTCAAGCCTCTATCAAAGGGTTATTAATTTCGTTCATTGCCGCTTATGTTTTATTTTTTGGGATCTTCCTGTTTCATCTTATGAATAAAGCAGGAGCCATCGATGCTATTGCGCTTTTTATTTCCCGATCAACAGATGACAAGATCTTGCAGATGCTCCTATTGATCGTAGGTTTTTCTCCTTTAATAGAATCCACGAGTGGATTTGGCACCGCATTTTTAGTCGTCGCACCCATCTTGATTGCATTAGGATTTTCCCGTGTGAAAGCTGCTTTGATTGGGCTTGTCAGCTTACTTGCCGTACCTTGGGGCGCGCTTGCTACCGGAACGTTGATTGGAGCTGAGTCAGGCAATATTTCCCTTCAAGATTTGGGGCTAGGAAGTGCGATCATCAGCATCCCGATATTCATTTATTTTGTCCTTATTGCCGTCTATATTGCCGGCGGCTGGAAAGCGCTACGAAAAAATTGGAAAGAAACAGCATTGTTACTTTTAACGTTCAATACTTCGATTTTACTTTTCAATGCTTACATAAGCGTTGAATTGGCAGGAGTTTTAGCTTCTTTAATGACTATAGGCATCGGGCTTTCCGTCATTAAAATAAAGGCTAAAAATCAAACGGCAACCGACGAGGTACCGAAACCTGTAAATATTTTAAAAGCAATAAGTCCTTATCTTTTATTAACCATTTTCATTATGATTTCCCGATTGGTACCGTCTGCAGAACAATTCTTATCCTCCCATTTCGTCGTCGATCTGCCTGAGTACGAGTTTTCATTGGCACTGATATATTCGCCGGGCTTCTGGTTATTTGTTTCTTGTGTCCTTACGATCATCATCTTTAAAATCAATAGGAAAATCATACAGCACGCTTTTAAAGCGACCTTGCAACAGTGGATCCCTTTTGCCATCACAACATCTTCCTTCGTCGCAATGGCTGAAATTATGGCTGCTTCCGGGATGACGACACTGATTGCAACAATCGCCGCGAGCGTATTGGGCAGTAGTTTTGTTCTTATTTCCCCTTTTATCGGAGCATTAGGCGGCTTTCTCACCGGAAGCAATGCAGGGGCAAACGCGATGTTTATCAACTTGCAGGTGCAAACAGCACATCAGTTAAGCATTCCCCCGGAATTATTAGCCTATGCACAAAATACAGGTGCTTCCCATGCGACCATGGCTTCGCCTTCGCGGGTAATGTTAGGTGCATCCCTGTGTAATATCCGTTCACAAGAGGGCCAATTATTAAAAAACATGCTTTTCATTGTGTTTGGAGCTCTGTTGATGATTATGATGATAATCGCCGCTTGGTTTTGGATGCTTTAA
- a CDS encoding alpha/beta hydrolase: MRIWKCESPIGIIVIVHGAGEHYGRYQWLIERLNKEHFHVVAGDLPGFGRTRGKRGHIDHFNQYIESIHHWYNEAAVYDLPVFLFGHSLGGLGVIRTMMEKQLPVRGVILSSPCLHLYDPPKKGSTLIARGLHKVIPTFSMKTGIRAEQVTRDEETKKELLKDELYVHHVTVRWYQELVKAMKTSLEHAYQFPNVPLLTLQAGEDYLVDKRVTHEWFNRLRLEDRALREWRGLYHEIFSEPEREEVFRFMLYFIWQRLGRL; this comes from the coding sequence ATGCGAATATGGAAATGTGAGAGTCCGATCGGTATCATTGTTATTGTACATGGAGCAGGGGAACATTATGGACGCTATCAATGGTTGATTGAACGATTAAATAAAGAACATTTTCATGTCGTTGCAGGCGATCTTCCCGGTTTCGGAAGGACGCGGGGGAAAAGAGGGCATATTGATCACTTTAACCAATACATTGAGTCGATCCATCATTGGTATAATGAAGCGGCCGTTTACGACTTGCCCGTCTTTCTTTTCGGACATAGCCTTGGAGGCCTTGGTGTTATCCGGACAATGATGGAAAAACAATTGCCTGTTCGAGGTGTCATTTTGTCTTCGCCATGTTTGCATCTCTATGATCCGCCGAAGAAAGGGTCGACATTGATCGCCAGAGGCTTGCACAAAGTTATCCCGACGTTTAGCATGAAAACCGGAATCCGTGCGGAACAAGTGACACGAGACGAAGAAACGAAGAAAGAGTTGTTAAAAGATGAATTGTATGTACATCACGTAACCGTCCGTTGGTATCAAGAGTTGGTGAAAGCGATGAAGACGAGTTTGGAACATGCCTATCAATTTCCAAACGTCCCGCTCTTGACCTTGCAAGCGGGGGAAGATTATCTTGTGGATAAGAGAGTGACGCATGAATGGTTCAACCGATTGCGACTTGAGGATCGTGCTTTGCGTGAATGGCGGGGGCTATATCACGAAATTTTCAGCGAGCCGGAGCGGGAAGAGGTTTTTCGCTTTATGCTTTATTTTATTTGGCAAAGACTGGGACGGTTGTAA
- a CDS encoding sensor histidine kinase → MQNWFHIFPKNTGLSLYAWLIFCLLPFSFIIHSSSSFEVTIGLILLVLFFTAYRLSFIKRGWTVYLTLSIEMTINIGMTMYFGYVYFALFLAFFIGNIQNKGGFVTLYVIHLTTTIFAITAGFFLQSETFLMQLPFILISVIGVILLPFVMYNRNKRERLEHQLEDANEKISQLMVVEERQRIARDLHDTLGQKLSLIGFKSDLAAKLFDINPESAKSEIEDIHHTARTALNEVREIVSDMKGTKLKDEVTRAREILKATNIDFTITGDTELSSTPLLVENVLSMCLKEAVTNIVKHSQASLCQLSVKDSSNELVMKVRDNGIGIPADLKTTMESGLEGMKERLEFVNGSLSKESTNGMTLTIKVPHVVQQTKLGESP, encoded by the coding sequence ATGCAAAACTGGTTTCATATTTTTCCGAAAAACACCGGGCTTAGTTTGTATGCTTGGCTGATTTTTTGCCTGCTTCCTTTTTCTTTTATTATTCATTCATCCTCATCATTTGAAGTAACCATCGGCCTTATTCTGTTGGTTCTTTTTTTCACCGCATACCGATTGTCTTTTATTAAAAGGGGCTGGACCGTTTACCTAACATTGAGCATTGAAATGACCATCAACATCGGAATGACGATGTATTTCGGTTATGTCTATTTCGCACTTTTTTTGGCTTTTTTCATTGGGAATATCCAAAATAAAGGCGGCTTTGTCACGTTATATGTGATTCATCTTACGACGACCATTTTTGCAATTACTGCCGGCTTTTTCCTGCAAAGCGAGACCTTTCTTATGCAGTTGCCGTTTATTTTGATCAGCGTCATTGGTGTTATTCTTCTCCCTTTTGTTATGTACAACCGAAACAAACGGGAACGGTTGGAACATCAGTTGGAAGACGCCAATGAAAAGATTTCGCAACTCATGGTCGTTGAGGAACGGCAACGAATTGCCCGTGACTTGCATGATACACTGGGACAAAAACTTTCCCTCATTGGTTTTAAAAGTGATTTGGCCGCTAAATTGTTCGATATTAACCCCGAATCTGCCAAATCGGAAATCGAAGATATTCATCATACCGCAAGAACGGCTTTGAATGAAGTGCGTGAGATCGTTTCTGATATGAAAGGAACCAAACTGAAAGATGAAGTTACCCGTGCCCGGGAAATTCTTAAAGCGACAAACATTGACTTCACGATTACCGGCGATACTGAGCTAAGCAGCACACCTTTACTCGTCGAAAATGTGTTAAGCATGTGTTTGAAGGAAGCGGTGACAAATATCGTGAAACATAGCCAGGCCTCTTTATGCCAGCTCTCCGTCAAAGATTCTTCGAATGAATTGGTAATGAAAGTCCGGGATAATGGAATTGGAATCCCTGCAGATCTGAAAACGACCATGGAGAGCGGCCTTGAAGGGATGAAAGAGCGTTTGGAGTTTGTGAATGGCAGCTTGAGCAAAGAATCAACCAATGGCATGACACTAACAATAAAAGTGCCCCATGTTGTTCAACAAACGAAATTGGGGGAATCACCATGA
- a CDS encoding pyrimidine-nucleoside phosphorylase, with product MRMVDLIAKKRDGETLAIKEIDDFVRAYTEDRIPDYQASAFAMAVYFQGMNEQESAALTKAMAASGDQLDLSRIAGIKVDKHSTGGVGDKTTFILSPIVAAAGVPVAKLSGRGLGHTGGTIDKLEAFPGFETELDEDTFMNLVNKYKIAIAGQSGNLTPADKKLYALRDVTATVNAMPLIASSIMSKKIAAGSDAIVLDVKVGSGAFMTDLPAAKELAQTMVNIGNELDRRTVAVISDMDQPLGSMVGNALEVKEAIDVLQGNGPEDIRRLSVRLAAHMLVLGGKAEGVEAGEALANDLIQDGRALSLFRDFIVNQGADPSLVDHPERLVKANNIVTVQATASGYVSSIDATDIGRAASMLGAGRMTKEDSIDHAVGVEMKAKVGDWVEKGDALVALHANRDDVSEVISVVKDSYQISDHALEERPLIFHEMI from the coding sequence ATGCGAATGGTAGATTTAATTGCAAAAAAAAGAGATGGTGAAACACTGGCAATAAAAGAAATTGATGATTTCGTCCGGGCATACACAGAAGACCGGATTCCGGACTATCAGGCATCTGCGTTTGCCATGGCGGTTTATTTTCAAGGTATGAACGAGCAAGAAAGTGCAGCGCTCACGAAAGCGATGGCAGCATCCGGCGACCAATTGGATTTGTCGCGAATTGCCGGAATCAAAGTAGATAAGCACTCGACCGGCGGAGTTGGGGACAAAACGACATTCATTCTCTCGCCAATCGTTGCAGCGGCAGGCGTTCCCGTGGCAAAATTGTCAGGCCGCGGTTTAGGCCATACTGGCGGAACCATCGATAAGTTGGAGGCTTTCCCGGGTTTTGAAACGGAACTGGACGAAGATACGTTTATGAATCTTGTAAACAAATACAAAATAGCGATCGCCGGGCAATCAGGGAATTTGACGCCGGCAGATAAAAAACTGTATGCGCTTCGTGACGTGACCGCTACTGTTAATGCTATGCCGTTGATTGCAAGTTCAATTATGAGCAAAAAAATAGCTGCAGGTTCTGACGCGATTGTGTTGGATGTCAAAGTCGGAAGCGGGGCTTTTATGACGGATCTCCCGGCTGCGAAAGAACTCGCGCAAACGATGGTGAATATCGGCAATGAATTGGATCGGAGAACGGTTGCCGTCATTTCCGATATGGATCAACCGCTTGGCAGCATGGTCGGCAACGCTTTGGAAGTGAAAGAAGCCATTGATGTATTGCAAGGGAATGGGCCGGAAGATATCCGCCGCTTGAGCGTTCGCTTGGCGGCGCACATGCTCGTTCTCGGAGGCAAAGCTGAAGGGGTAGAAGCGGGAGAAGCATTGGCAAACGACTTGATCCAAGATGGACGTGCGCTAAGCCTGTTTCGGGATTTTATCGTGAACCAAGGAGCTGATCCGAGCCTTGTTGATCATCCTGAACGTCTCGTGAAAGCGAATAATATCGTAACGGTACAAGCGACGGCTTCCGGTTATGTCTCAAGCATTGACGCGACAGACATCGGTCGAGCGGCAAGCATGTTGGGGGCAGGACGAATGACAAAAGAAGACAGCATCGACCATGCCGTCGGTGTGGAAATGAAAGCAAAAGTCGGCGATTGGGTGGAAAAAGGGGACGCTCTCGTTGCCTTGCACGCGAATCGTGATGATGTCTCGGAAGTGATCTCGGTCGTAAAAGACAGTTATCAAATCAGTGATCATGCGCTGGAGGAACGCCCGCTCATTTTTCATGAAATGATATAA